A window of Proteus columbae contains these coding sequences:
- the btsR gene encoding two-component system response regulator BtsR, protein MNILIVDDEPLARENLRCLLEVEKDIHIVGECSNAIEAIGEIHRKKPDVVFLDIQMPRITGLEMVTMLDPEHRPYIVFLTAFEEYAIQAFEEHAFDYLLKPLEQERLTKTLNRLRQGNKQNIDLLTPPEERLKCIPCTGHSRIWLMPIDEAVFATSRLSGVYVTNNQGQEGFTELTLRTLETRTQLVRCHRQYLVNMDYVNEIVFGDNGQAELILHNNSQIPVSRRYLKPLKEAIGLS, encoded by the coding sequence ATGAATATATTAATCGTTGACGATGAGCCGTTGGCTCGTGAAAATTTACGTTGTTTACTTGAAGTCGAAAAGGATATTCATATTGTTGGTGAATGCAGTAATGCAATTGAAGCCATAGGAGAGATACACCGTAAAAAGCCCGATGTTGTCTTTCTTGATATTCAAATGCCGCGCATTACAGGGCTTGAAATGGTCACAATGCTTGATCCTGAACATCGCCCGTATATCGTCTTTTTAACCGCATTTGAAGAGTATGCGATCCAAGCCTTTGAAGAGCACGCCTTTGATTATCTACTCAAACCTTTAGAGCAAGAGCGCCTAACAAAAACATTAAACCGTTTACGCCAAGGTAATAAGCAGAATATTGATCTCTTAACTCCCCCTGAAGAACGTTTAAAATGTATACCTTGTACAGGTCATAGCCGTATTTGGTTAATGCCCATTGATGAAGCGGTATTTGCAACATCAAGGCTCAGTGGGGTTTATGTAACCAATAATCAAGGTCAAGAAGGCTTTACAGAATTAACACTACGCACATTAGAAACACGAACACAACTGGTCCGTTGTCATCGCCAATATTTAGTGAATATGGATTATGTTAATGAGATTGTTTTTGGCGATAATGGGCAAGCAGAATTGATATTACACAATAACAGCCAAATTCCTGTCAGCCGTCGATATTTAAAGCCATTAAAAGAAGCGATTGGCTTAAGCTAA
- a CDS encoding sensor histidine kinase: MYEFDLILLLLQQMCVYLIIAWFLSKTPLFTPLLQVTIKLPHKLMCYVIFSIFCIMGTYFGLHINDSIANTRAIGSVLGGLLGGPYVGFLVGFTGGLHRYSLGGMTAFSCMVSTIVEGLIGGLVHRYYVKRGQMHRIFNPWTAAAVTFFAEIIQMSIILLLARPFNEALALVKDIAAPMIVANTVGAAMFIRILQDRRAIFEKYTSAFSAQALKIAVCTEGILRKGFNQDNSTRVAKVIYQELRVSAVAITDREKLLAFIGIGADHHLPGTPISSEQSKQAINNNEVVYADGNETPYRCTLSPHCKLGSTLVIPLRGENNQVIGTIKLYEAKNRLFSSINRTLGEGIASLLSAQILAGQYERNKQSLLESEIKLLHAQVNPHFLFNALNTLQAVIRRDSEQAKQLVQFLSAFFRKNLKRPEAVVTLSDEIEHVNAYLQIEKARFQERLQIDIQIPESLANARLPAFSLQPMVENAIKHGTSQLLDTGKITIRAHQEHHLIIIEICDNAGLYQPQCPSHELGLGMRLVDKRLKLRYGELYGVLVECQADEYTKVKICLPLEKSMDNVA; this comes from the coding sequence ATGTACGAATTTGATCTTATTTTGCTGTTATTACAGCAAATGTGCGTTTATTTAATCATTGCTTGGTTTTTAAGCAAAACACCTTTATTTACGCCACTTCTACAGGTCACGATAAAGCTTCCGCATAAGTTGATGTGCTACGTCATTTTCTCTATTTTCTGCATTATGGGCACCTATTTTGGGCTACATATTAATGATTCTATTGCCAATACGCGCGCCATTGGTTCGGTATTAGGCGGATTACTAGGCGGCCCTTATGTCGGCTTCCTTGTCGGTTTTACGGGAGGCTTACACCGTTATTCTCTGGGCGGTATGACCGCATTTAGCTGTATGGTGTCTACCATTGTCGAGGGATTAATTGGCGGATTAGTTCACCGTTATTACGTCAAACGCGGGCAAATGCACCGCATATTTAATCCATGGACCGCAGCAGCCGTGACTTTCTTTGCCGAAATAATACAGATGAGCATTATCTTATTATTAGCTCGCCCATTTAATGAAGCGCTTGCCTTAGTGAAAGATATTGCTGCCCCAATGATTGTCGCAAATACCGTTGGTGCTGCGATGTTTATTCGAATATTACAAGATAGACGGGCAATATTTGAAAAATATACCAGTGCATTTTCAGCTCAAGCATTAAAAATTGCCGTTTGCACCGAAGGTATTTTGCGTAAAGGGTTTAATCAAGATAATAGCACTCGAGTGGCAAAAGTCATTTATCAAGAACTAAGAGTCAGTGCCGTTGCGATTACAGATAGAGAAAAACTCCTCGCCTTTATTGGTATTGGCGCTGATCATCATTTACCGGGTACACCTATTTCATCAGAACAATCCAAGCAAGCCATCAATAATAATGAAGTTGTTTATGCAGATGGTAATGAAACACCTTACCGTTGCACGCTTTCACCCCATTGCAAACTTGGCTCAACCTTAGTTATTCCATTGAGAGGCGAAAATAACCAAGTCATTGGCACAATAAAACTTTATGAAGCTAAAAATCGCCTATTTAGTTCTATTAACCGAACCCTAGGTGAAGGGATTGCAAGTCTATTATCTGCACAAATTCTGGCTGGACAATATGAGCGAAATAAGCAATCTCTTTTAGAATCAGAGATTAAACTTCTCCATGCGCAAGTGAATCCCCACTTTCTTTTTAATGCATTAAATACACTACAAGCAGTTATTCGACGTGATAGCGAACAAGCAAAGCAATTAGTGCAATTTCTCTCTGCTTTCTTTCGTAAAAATTTAAAAAGGCCTGAAGCAGTTGTGACATTAAGTGATGAAATTGAACATGTGAATGCATATTTGCAAATCGAAAAAGCCCGTTTTCAGGAACGATTACAGATTGATATTCAAATTCCTGAAAGCCTAGCTAATGCCCGTTTGCCTGCTTTTTCGCTTCAACCAATGGTCGAAAATGCAATTAAACATGGAACGTCACAGTTATTAGATACAGGAAAGATTACAATTAGAGCACACCAAGAGCACCATTTAATTATTATTGAAATCTGTGATAATGCGGGGCTTTATCAACCCCAATGCCCTTCTCATGAATTAGGCTTAGGAATGAGGCTGGTGGATAAGCGATTAAAATTACGCTATGGCGAACTTTATGGTGTTTTAGTGGAATGCCAAGCTGATGAATATACAAAGGTGAAAATTTGCTTACCTCTAGAAAAAAGCATGGATAACGTTGCATAA
- a CDS encoding HlyD family secretion protein: protein MKKRAIYLILLMLILIALAILFRAHNQYLLLQGEVDAPEVIVASKAKGRVIERYIERGDDVKAGQLMITLESPELNAQVAALEAAKAQAQAQLDLSLHGTREESIRNLEAVLSQAKVEAANSTRDYQRISAVANKGYVSATELDNARRSRDVASQRVRAAQAELDEAQNGDRIELRHKYTAAVQQAEQQLIELKIQQDDLQVKAPVDGEVGPIPAEIGELFNANSPLATLIRIPDAYFVYNLREDILADIRKGDRITITVPALGNKEVEAEIRYIAPMGDYATKRATRATGDFDLKTFEIRLYPVTPIEGLRPGMSALWRWDK, encoded by the coding sequence ATGAAAAAAAGAGCCATCTATCTTATTTTATTAATGCTAATACTAATTGCATTAGCCATACTTTTCCGCGCGCATAATCAATATTTATTACTGCAAGGCGAAGTGGATGCACCGGAAGTGATTGTCGCCTCTAAAGCCAAAGGTCGTGTGATTGAGCGCTATATAGAGCGAGGTGATGATGTAAAAGCGGGGCAATTGATGATCACATTAGAAAGCCCTGAACTCAACGCACAAGTCGCCGCACTTGAAGCCGCTAAAGCACAAGCACAAGCTCAATTAGATTTGTCATTGCATGGCACAAGAGAAGAGAGTATTCGTAACCTAGAAGCCGTGTTATCTCAAGCAAAAGTGGAAGCTGCAAATTCAACAAGAGATTATCAGCGTATCAGTGCTGTGGCGAATAAAGGCTATGTATCAGCGACAGAACTTGATAATGCACGCCGTAGCCGTGATGTTGCTTCACAACGTGTAAGAGCCGCTCAAGCTGAGCTTGATGAAGCCCAAAATGGTGATCGTATTGAATTACGCCACAAATATACGGCAGCGGTGCAACAAGCAGAACAACAATTAATTGAGCTGAAAATTCAGCAAGATGACTTACAAGTGAAAGCTCCGGTTGATGGTGAAGTTGGTCCTATTCCTGCGGAAATTGGTGAGCTTTTTAACGCGAATAGCCCACTTGCTACACTGATCCGAATTCCTGATGCCTATTTTGTTTATAACCTCCGCGAAGATATCTTAGCGGATATTCGTAAAGGTGATCGCATTACTATCACGGTTCCCGCATTAGGCAATAAAGAAGTAGAAGCTGAAATTCGCTATATCGCCCCAATGGGCGACTACGCAACAAAAAGAGCAACAAGAGCAACAGGTGATTTCGATTTAAAAACATTTGAAATCCGACTGTATCCTGTTACGCCAATTGAAGGGCTACGTCCTGGTATGAGCGCATTATGGCGCTGGGATAAATAA